In one window of Synechococcus sp. M16CYN DNA:
- the rplC gene encoding 50S ribosomal protein L3: MSIGILGKKLGMSQLFDEQGRAVPVTLIEAGPCRITQLKNDDTDGYAAVQIGFSKTREKLINKPSKGHLTKSGENLLRHLREYRIHNVDGFELGGSITVGEFEVGQKVDISGNTMGRGFAGLQKRHGFRRGPMTHGSKKHRQPGSIGAGTTPGRIYPGKRMSGRHGGKRTTTRGLVILKVNIDRNLLVVKGSVPGKPGALLNIRPAVRVGASLAQRGE, from the coding sequence ATGTCAATCGGCATTCTCGGGAAGAAGTTGGGCATGTCCCAGCTCTTCGACGAGCAAGGCAGAGCGGTCCCCGTCACTTTGATCGAGGCCGGTCCCTGCCGTATCACACAACTTAAAAACGATGACACTGATGGCTACGCCGCGGTGCAGATCGGCTTCAGCAAAACTCGCGAGAAGCTGATCAATAAACCTTCAAAAGGTCACCTCACTAAATCAGGCGAGAACCTTTTGCGCCACCTTCGCGAATACCGCATTCACAATGTTGACGGCTTCGAACTTGGTGGTTCCATCACAGTTGGCGAATTTGAAGTTGGCCAAAAAGTGGACATTAGCGGCAACACTATGGGTCGAGGTTTTGCAGGCTTGCAAAAACGCCACGGTTTTAGACGTGGTCCAATGACCCATGGCTCAAAAAAACATCGGCAACCAGGTTCCATCGGCGCCGGCACGACCCCGGGTCGAATCTATCCTGGCAAGAGGATGTCAGGACGGCACGGCGGTAAAAGAACCACAACCCGCGGCTTGGTCATTCTCAAAGTGAATATCGATCGCAACTTGTTGGTGGTAAAGGGTTCCGTTCCGGGAAAACCTGGGGCGCTGCTGAATATTCGGCCAGCCGTGCGCGTAGGCGCCTCTCTTGCCCAAAGAGGTGAGTGA
- the rplV gene encoding 50S ribosomal protein L22, translated as MASSTTPTTAPTAQAHGRFIRGSASKVRRVLDQIRGRTYRDALIMLEFMPYRSTKPITKVLRSAVANAENNLGLDPTSLVISRASADIGPSMKRYRPRAQGRAYQIKKQTCHISIAVTIQTNS; from the coding sequence ATGGCTTCGTCCACTACCCCCACGACGGCCCCTACTGCTCAAGCTCACGGACGTTTCATCCGCGGTTCTGCTTCGAAAGTACGTCGTGTGCTCGACCAAATTCGAGGCCGTACTTATCGCGACGCTCTGATCATGCTCGAGTTCATGCCCTATCGCTCTACTAAACCAATCACCAAGGTGCTCAGATCTGCAGTGGCCAATGCCGAAAACAACCTCGGTCTTGATCCAACCTCTCTCGTCATCTCGCGTGCCAGTGCCGACATAGGCCCTTCTATGAAGCGATACCGGCCTCGGGCCCAAGGCAGGGCCTACCAAATTAAAAAGCAAACCTGCCACATCAGTATTGCTGTGACTATTCAGACCAACTCCTGA
- the rplN gene encoding 50S ribosomal protein L14, producing the protein MIQQESLLTVADNSGAKRIQCIRVLGTNRRYAHVGDVIVATVKDAMPNMGVKRSDVVKAVVVRTKATLRRDTGNSIRFDDNAAVIINDDKNPRGTRVFGPVARELRDRSFTKIVSLAPEVI; encoded by the coding sequence ATGATTCAGCAGGAGTCCCTCCTTACCGTTGCTGACAACAGTGGCGCCAAACGAATTCAATGCATCCGCGTGCTGGGAACAAATCGTCGCTACGCCCATGTGGGCGACGTCATTGTCGCCACTGTCAAAGATGCGATGCCCAACATGGGTGTCAAGAGGTCTGATGTAGTCAAAGCAGTCGTGGTTCGTACTAAGGCCACCCTGCGTCGCGATACAGGCAATTCGATCCGATTTGACGACAATGCAGCCGTGATCATCAACGATGACAAGAACCCCAGAGGCACCCGTGTTTTCGGACCCGTGGCCCGAGAACTGAGGGATCGTAGTTTTACCAAAATTGTGTCCCTAGCTCCGGAGGTCATTTGA
- the rpsS gene encoding 30S ribosomal protein S19, whose amino-acid sequence MGRSLKKGPFIADSLLRKVERQNNTNDRSVIKTWSRASTILPTMIGHTIAVHNGKSHVPVFITEQMVGHKLGEFAPTRTFKGHTKDKKGGR is encoded by the coding sequence ATGGGACGTTCACTCAAAAAAGGCCCGTTCATCGCTGACAGCCTGCTCCGTAAGGTTGAAAGGCAAAACAACACTAACGATAGATCTGTGATCAAAACCTGGTCACGTGCTTCGACAATCCTGCCGACAATGATCGGCCACACCATTGCTGTTCATAACGGCAAGTCTCATGTTCCGGTGTTCATCACCGAGCAAATGGTGGGCCACAAACTGGGGGAGTTTGCTCCTACTCGCACCTTCAAGGGCCATACCAAAGACAAGAAAGGAGGCCGCTGA
- the rpsH gene encoding 30S ribosomal protein S8, with the protein MANHDPISDMLTRIRNASEKRHETTKIPASRITRSIAKVLRQEGFISEINEEGEGFKAELVLCLKYSGKNRLPTIRSMQRVSKPGLRIYKNTRGLPKVLGGLGIAIISTSKGVMSDRDARREKVGGEVLCYVY; encoded by the coding sequence ATGGCTAACCACGACCCGATTTCCGACATGCTCACCCGCATTCGCAATGCGAGTGAGAAACGTCACGAGACCACCAAAATTCCTGCTTCACGGATAACTCGTAGTATTGCTAAAGTTTTGCGCCAAGAAGGTTTCATCTCCGAAATCAACGAAGAAGGCGAAGGCTTCAAAGCTGAGCTGGTTCTCTGTCTCAAGTACAGCGGTAAGAACCGTTTACCTACTATTCGATCCATGCAACGCGTAAGTAAACCGGGACTTCGAATTTATAAAAACACTCGCGGTCTTCCCAAGGTCCTTGGAGGTCTCGGCATAGCAATCATTTCAACCTCTAAAGGTGTGATGAGCGACCGTGATGCGCGCCGCGAGAAAGTTGGAGGCGAAGTCCTCTGTTATGTCTATTGA
- the rpsE gene encoding 30S ribosomal protein S5 — protein sequence MTDSSSQSNSSAVPGAANVPAAGEVQQQEQRRGGGGRGDRRGGRRGDRRSQDRDSEWQERVVQIRRVSKTVKGGKKMSFRAIVVVGNEKGQVGVGVGKAGDVIGAVRKGVADGKKNLVKVPLTRHSSIPTLSNGHDGAASVLIRPAAPGTGVIAGGSIRTVLELAGIKNVLAKRLGSKTPLNNARAVMVALSSLRTHKETAKERGISLEQIYS from the coding sequence GTGACAGATTCCTCTTCCCAATCTAATTCTAGTGCTGTACCTGGTGCAGCAAATGTGCCAGCTGCGGGTGAAGTTCAACAGCAAGAACAACGTCGCGGTGGTGGTGGTCGCGGCGACCGGCGCGGTGGACGCCGCGGTGACCGGCGTAGCCAAGACCGTGATTCCGAATGGCAGGAGCGTGTGGTGCAAATCCGCCGCGTCTCCAAAACTGTTAAAGGTGGTAAAAAAATGAGTTTTCGAGCCATTGTTGTCGTCGGAAACGAAAAAGGTCAAGTTGGTGTTGGTGTCGGCAAAGCTGGCGATGTAATTGGTGCTGTTCGCAAAGGCGTTGCGGATGGCAAAAAGAATCTTGTTAAAGTGCCCCTCACCCGTCACAGCTCCATTCCGACATTGTCAAATGGACATGATGGTGCTGCCAGCGTACTAATCCGGCCTGCGGCTCCAGGAACTGGTGTTATCGCCGGTGGTTCTATCCGTACTGTTCTTGAACTCGCTGGCATCAAAAATGTCTTAGCGAAACGCTTAGGAAGTAAGACCCCTCTTAACAACGCAAGAGCTGTCATGGTGGCTCTATCCAGTCTCCGCACTCACAAGGAGACTGCAAAAGAACGAGGAATATCACTTGAGCAGATTTATTCCTGA
- the rplP gene encoding 50S ribosomal protein L16, whose translation MLSPKRVKFRKQQRGRMRGIATRGNTIAFGQFALQAQECGWITSRQIEASRRAMTRYIKRGGKIWIRIFPDKPVTMRAAETRMGSGKGNPEFWVAVIKPGRILFEMSGEEITPEIAREAMRLAQYKLPVKTKFIILEEEKKNAGALTPATVKAATAEH comes from the coding sequence ATGCTTAGTCCAAAACGTGTCAAATTCCGCAAACAACAGCGAGGTCGTATGCGTGGCATCGCGACTAGAGGCAACACCATTGCCTTTGGTCAGTTTGCTTTACAAGCCCAAGAATGTGGCTGGATTACTTCGCGCCAAATCGAAGCCAGTCGCCGTGCCATGACCCGTTATATCAAACGTGGTGGAAAAATCTGGATTCGCATTTTCCCTGACAAACCGGTCACGATGCGTGCTGCCGAAACCCGCATGGGCTCTGGCAAGGGTAACCCAGAATTCTGGGTGGCCGTGATCAAGCCAGGCCGGATCCTTTTCGAAATGAGTGGTGAGGAAATCACCCCCGAGATTGCACGAGAAGCCATGCGCCTGGCTCAATACAAACTGCCCGTAAAAACTAAATTCATCATCCTAGAGGAAGAAAAAAAGAACGCTGGAGCCTTAACTCCGGCCACTGTCAAGGCTGCTACTGCGGAGCACTAA
- the secY gene encoding preprotein translocase subunit SecY yields MLVSRGRNPNASEVIGQLITNPGLRGRVLTTLSLLLLVRLGIYIPIPGINREAFKQFIDQGGQLIGFLDIFTGGGISTLGIFALGILPFINASIILQLLTAALPQLENLQKNEGEAGRRKIAQITRYVALGWGMIQSLVFATILRQYSIEGLSEVAFVIQTSLALVTGSMVVMWIAEIITERGIGQGASLVIFLNIVATLPRTLGATVEAAQTGDRDTVIGIIVLVLVFLATIVGIIFVQEGARRIPIVSAKRQVNGTGVLPTRQSYLPLKLNAGGVMPIIFASALILLPVTAANLTKSEWLIRVASTLSPNAANPWPYALAFFALILGFSYFYASLTVSPVDIAINLKRGGVAIPGVRPGSATTNYLSGVQNRLTLLGGLFLGSVAIIPAAVERATNVQTFQGLGATSLLILVGVAIDTAKQVQTYVISQRYEGLVRQ; encoded by the coding sequence ATGCTCGTTAGTCGGGGACGCAACCCTAACGCTTCAGAAGTGATCGGCCAGCTGATCACAAATCCAGGTTTGCGCGGTCGTGTGCTTACTACCCTTAGCCTACTGCTCTTGGTCCGCCTTGGCATTTATATCCCAATACCTGGGATTAACCGCGAAGCATTCAAACAGTTCATAGACCAAGGTGGACAGTTGATTGGCTTTCTAGACATCTTCACGGGTGGAGGTATCTCGACTCTGGGTATTTTTGCACTCGGGATTCTTCCCTTCATCAATGCATCAATTATTCTTCAGTTGCTAACAGCAGCATTGCCTCAACTAGAAAATCTTCAGAAGAATGAGGGAGAGGCAGGTCGCCGAAAAATAGCCCAGATTACTCGCTATGTTGCCTTAGGATGGGGAATGATTCAAAGCCTAGTATTCGCCACAATTCTACGCCAGTACTCTATTGAAGGTCTCAGTGAGGTCGCTTTCGTCATACAGACATCCTTAGCGCTTGTGACCGGGTCGATGGTGGTTATGTGGATTGCAGAGATAATTACAGAGCGAGGGATTGGACAAGGAGCATCTTTGGTAATCTTTTTGAATATCGTCGCTACTCTCCCCCGTACACTCGGAGCCACGGTCGAGGCCGCTCAAACTGGAGATAGAGACACGGTTATAGGGATTATCGTTTTGGTTTTAGTATTTTTGGCGACTATTGTGGGAATTATTTTTGTTCAGGAGGGTGCTCGGCGGATCCCAATCGTGAGTGCCAAGCGCCAAGTTAATGGAACCGGAGTCTTGCCAACACGCCAAAGTTATCTGCCACTTAAATTAAACGCCGGTGGGGTGATGCCGATTATTTTCGCCTCAGCTCTTATTTTGCTTCCAGTTACGGCTGCCAACCTTACCAAAAGCGAATGGTTAATTCGTGTGGCAAGCACACTCAGCCCTAATGCTGCTAATCCCTGGCCTTACGCCCTAGCCTTTTTCGCGCTGATTCTCGGGTTTTCCTATTTCTATGCTTCTCTGACAGTGAGCCCAGTAGACATTGCCATCAACCTCAAAAGGGGCGGTGTTGCTATTCCGGGTGTGCGTCCTGGCAGCGCGACAACTAATTACCTCTCAGGTGTTCAAAACAGGCTTACATTGCTAGGTGGTTTGTTTCTCGGCTCGGTTGCCATCATTCCTGCCGCTGTGGAACGTGCTACCAACGTACAGACATTTCAAGGGCTTGGTGCTACATCGCTGCTCATTTTGGTCGGCGTCGCTATTGATACAGCTAAACAAGTTCAGACTTACGTGATCTCTCAGCGTTACGAAGGCCTAGTGCGCCAGTGA
- the rpmC gene encoding 50S ribosomal protein L29, with product MAHTNANEVRNLSDADISEKIDGLRRELFQLRFERATRQLVNTHRFKETRIKLAQLLTVQSERQRSIIS from the coding sequence ATGGCCCATACCAACGCTAATGAGGTTCGTAACCTTTCTGATGCGGATATTAGCGAGAAAATCGATGGTTTGCGCCGCGAGCTTTTTCAGCTGCGTTTTGAGCGAGCTACACGGCAGCTCGTCAACACGCACCGTTTTAAAGAAACCCGTATCAAGCTGGCCCAATTGCTGACGGTGCAATCAGAACGCCAACGCTCCATCATCTCCTGA
- the rplF gene encoding 50S ribosomal protein L6, with translation MSRIGKNPVSIPNEVTILLDGLTIRAKGPKGELERRLPEGVSIRQEANTVIVAPTSTKRISRERHGLSRTLVANMLEGVSNGYSKTLEIVGVGSRAQVRGTTLVVSAGYSHTVEITAPAGITFRVDNNTKVVVSGIDKELVGNEAAKIRSIRPPEPYKGKGIKYEGERILRKAGKSGKK, from the coding sequence ATGTCACGTATAGGAAAAAATCCTGTCTCTATCCCGAATGAAGTCACCATACTTCTCGATGGTCTAACGATTAGAGCCAAAGGCCCCAAGGGCGAACTCGAGCGTAGGCTTCCTGAGGGCGTCAGCATTAGACAGGAGGCCAACACAGTTATTGTCGCTCCCACAAGTACTAAACGCATCTCGCGTGAACGCCATGGATTAAGTCGCACCCTTGTTGCAAACATGCTAGAGGGGGTGAGCAACGGCTATAGCAAAACTCTCGAAATTGTCGGCGTTGGTTCTCGTGCGCAGGTTAGGGGCACAACTTTGGTAGTAAGTGCTGGCTACAGCCATACTGTTGAAATCACAGCTCCTGCTGGTATTACTTTCAGGGTAGATAACAATACTAAGGTAGTCGTCTCAGGCATCGACAAAGAATTAGTGGGCAACGAGGCCGCTAAGATTCGCTCAATTCGCCCTCCTGAGCCTTACAAAGGCAAGGGCATCAAATACGAGGGTGAGCGCATCCTGCGAAAAGCAGGCAAATCTGGCAAAAAATAA
- the rplX gene encoding 50S ribosomal protein L24, giving the protein MRIRKGDTVQVIAGKYKGKTGAILRTLPNENRLVVEGVNIRTRHEKPSQEGENGRIVTEEASIHASNVMLYSISGKIASRAEIIIEKDGTKKRRLKKTGEVLD; this is encoded by the coding sequence ATGCGAATTCGCAAAGGCGATACCGTACAGGTGATCGCTGGCAAATACAAAGGTAAGACCGGAGCCATACTTCGCACTTTGCCTAATGAGAATCGCCTAGTCGTGGAAGGAGTCAATATACGCACCCGTCACGAAAAACCGTCCCAAGAGGGGGAGAACGGGCGCATCGTCACTGAGGAAGCATCTATACACGCTTCTAACGTGATGCTGTACTCAATTAGCGGGAAAATAGCAAGCCGAGCTGAGATCATCATTGAAAAAGATGGTACCAAAAAGCGCAGACTTAAAAAGACAGGTGAAGTCCTTGACTAA
- the rpsQ gene encoding 30S ribosomal protein S17 has translation MAVKERVGTVVSDKMEKTVVVAVETRFPHPIYQKTVSRTTRYKAHDEDNFCRIGDRVRIMETRPMSRQKHWAIAEVLSRSAKSNTADANAKGASPEVTQ, from the coding sequence ATGGCAGTCAAAGAACGGGTCGGCACCGTCGTAAGTGACAAGATGGAAAAAACTGTGGTGGTTGCGGTGGAAACCCGTTTCCCTCACCCCATTTATCAAAAGACAGTTAGCCGCACCACTCGCTACAAAGCACACGATGAAGACAATTTCTGTCGCATTGGTGACCGGGTCCGCATTATGGAAACCAGACCGATGAGTCGACAAAAACATTGGGCGATAGCCGAGGTGCTCAGTCGTAGTGCAAAGTCGAACACTGCCGATGCTAATGCAAAAGGAGCATCCCCAGAGGTCACCCAATGA
- the rplB gene encoding 50S ribosomal protein L2, whose translation MAIRKFRPYTPSTRSRVVTDFSEVTGRKPEKNLVVSKHRHKGRNNRGVITCRHRGGGHKRLYRLVDFRRNKHGVAAKVAGVHYDPHRNARLALLFYADGEKRYILAYAGVRVGQTVVSGPEAPVENGNAMPLSSVPLGSSVHCIELYAGRGGQIVRTAGASAQVMAKEGDYVALKLPSTEVRLIRRECYATVGEVGNSEVRNTSLGKAGRRRWLGRRPQVRGSVMNPCDHPHGGGEGRAPIGRSGPVTPWGKPALGLKTRKRNKPSNRYVLRKRRKTSKRSRGGRDS comes from the coding sequence ATGGCAATTCGTAAATTCCGCCCCTATACCCCCAGCACGCGCAGCCGCGTCGTCACTGACTTCAGCGAGGTCACCGGCCGCAAGCCGGAAAAGAACCTGGTGGTCTCCAAGCACCGCCACAAAGGCCGTAACAACCGCGGCGTCATCACTTGCCGCCATCGCGGTGGCGGTCATAAGCGGCTTTATCGCCTCGTAGACTTTCGCCGTAACAAACACGGCGTCGCCGCTAAAGTGGCAGGGGTCCACTACGACCCCCATCGTAACGCCCGGTTGGCTTTGCTCTTTTACGCCGATGGCGAAAAGCGCTACATTCTTGCTTATGCAGGGGTGCGGGTCGGCCAAACGGTGGTTTCAGGTCCAGAAGCACCCGTTGAAAACGGTAATGCAATGCCACTTTCGTCAGTACCCCTCGGTTCCAGTGTGCATTGCATCGAGCTCTATGCCGGTCGTGGTGGGCAGATAGTGCGAACTGCTGGGGCTAGTGCTCAGGTAATGGCTAAGGAAGGTGATTATGTAGCTCTTAAACTACCCTCTACCGAGGTTCGGTTGATTCGGCGTGAGTGCTACGCCACTGTTGGTGAGGTTGGCAACTCAGAAGTGCGCAACACAAGTCTCGGTAAAGCCGGTCGGCGCCGTTGGCTTGGACGTCGCCCCCAGGTACGAGGCAGTGTGATGAATCCCTGCGATCATCCCCACGGTGGCGGTGAAGGTCGGGCACCAATCGGCCGCTCTGGTCCGGTGACCCCCTGGGGCAAACCCGCTCTTGGCCTTAAAACTCGCAAGCGGAATAAACCTAGCAACCGATACGTACTGCGGAAACGTCGCAAGACGTCCAAGCGGAGCCGTGGCGGGCGTGATTCCTGA
- the rplD gene encoding 50S ribosomal protein L4 — protein sequence MTSCVVRDWQGREAGEVTLDLKIAKEATARDLMHRAVLRQQAHVRQGNASTLTRSEVRGGGRKPYKQKGTGRARQGSVRTPLRPGGGIIFGPKPRSYNLVMNRKERRLALRTALMARVDDITVVKDFGSALKTPKTREITDALGRLGINKDAKVLVILTNPSEVVHRSVRNLQRVKLIQANHLNVFDLLHANTLLLGEEALATIQEVYGDD from the coding sequence ATGACCAGCTGTGTAGTTCGTGATTGGCAGGGTAGAGAAGCTGGTGAGGTAACCTTGGATCTCAAAATAGCGAAAGAAGCCACTGCTAGGGACCTCATGCACCGTGCTGTTTTGCGTCAGCAAGCTCACGTTCGCCAAGGCAATGCAAGCACTCTCACTCGTTCAGAGGTACGTGGTGGTGGTAGAAAGCCCTACAAGCAGAAGGGGACAGGTCGAGCACGCCAAGGGTCTGTTCGCACCCCTTTACGTCCCGGTGGCGGCATCATTTTCGGACCCAAACCTCGCAGTTATAACCTCGTTATGAATCGCAAGGAGCGTCGTCTGGCGCTGCGGACGGCGCTAATGGCTCGTGTTGATGACATCACTGTAGTGAAGGATTTTGGATCAGCCCTTAAAACCCCGAAGACACGTGAAATTACCGATGCACTCGGACGTCTGGGCATCAATAAGGATGCCAAGGTGCTAGTCATCCTGACGAATCCCTCCGAGGTGGTACATCGTTCCGTACGCAATCTTCAGAGAGTGAAGCTGATTCAAGCTAATCATCTCAACGTCTTCGACCTACTCCATGCCAACACTTTGTTATTGGGGGAGGAAGCCCTTGCAACCATTCAGGAGGTTTACGGAGATGACTAA
- a CDS encoding 50S ribosomal protein L23 has product MTKHFRSRLADVIRQPLITEKATRVLELNQYTFEVDHRAAKPDIKAAIEQLFDVKVAGISTMIPPRRSRRMGRFTGKRTRVKKAVVRLAEGNSIQLFPES; this is encoded by the coding sequence ATGACTAAGCATTTCCGATCACGTTTGGCAGATGTTATTCGCCAGCCATTGATTACTGAGAAGGCAACCCGTGTTCTCGAGTTAAACCAATACACCTTTGAGGTTGACCATCGTGCTGCAAAGCCAGACATCAAAGCCGCTATCGAGCAGCTTTTTGATGTAAAAGTGGCAGGTATTAGCACCATGATACCTCCGAGACGATCCCGTCGTATGGGCCGTTTCACAGGCAAGCGTACCCGGGTTAAGAAGGCAGTAGTGCGTTTAGCTGAGGGCAACTCGATTCAACTCTTTCCTGAGTCCTGA
- the rpsC gene encoding 30S ribosomal protein S3, with the protein MGHKIHPIGLRLGITQEHRSRWYASGKTYPALLQEDDRIRKFIHKKYGSAGISDVLIARKADQLEVELKTARPGVLVGRQGSGIEDLRAGIQKTVRDKSRHVRINVVEVERVDGDAFLLAEYIAQQLEKRVAFRRTIRMAVQRAQRAGVLGLKIQVSGRLNGAEIARTEWTREGRVPLHTLRADIDYATRVGKTTYGVLGIKVWVFKGEVLSEQSQTVPVGASPRRRASRRPQQFEDRSSEG; encoded by the coding sequence ATGGGACATAAAATTCATCCAATCGGTCTACGCCTGGGGATTACCCAAGAACACCGGTCACGCTGGTATGCCTCCGGTAAAACATATCCGGCTCTTCTACAAGAAGACGATCGGATCCGAAAATTCATTCACAAGAAATACGGTTCTGCCGGTATCAGTGATGTACTGATAGCTCGCAAGGCCGATCAACTTGAAGTTGAATTGAAAACAGCACGTCCCGGCGTTCTTGTAGGACGGCAGGGCAGCGGTATTGAAGATCTTCGTGCTGGAATCCAGAAGACCGTTAGAGACAAGAGTCGCCACGTGCGAATCAATGTTGTCGAAGTAGAACGTGTCGACGGCGATGCGTTTCTTTTGGCTGAATACATCGCCCAACAACTGGAAAAACGTGTGGCGTTTCGTCGCACCATTCGAATGGCTGTGCAGCGAGCTCAGCGAGCTGGCGTCCTAGGGTTGAAAATCCAGGTATCTGGACGCCTTAATGGCGCTGAGATTGCACGGACCGAGTGGACTCGCGAAGGCCGCGTCCCTCTGCACACCCTTCGTGCTGATATTGACTATGCAACCAGGGTGGGCAAAACTACTTATGGTGTTCTTGGGATAAAAGTTTGGGTATTCAAGGGTGAAGTGCTAAGCGAACAATCTCAAACAGTGCCAGTGGGGGCTAGTCCCCGTCGCCGGGCCAGTCGCAGGCCTCAACAGTTCGAGGACCGCTCAAGTGAGGGTTGA
- the rplO gene encoding 50S ribosomal protein L15 encodes MTFKLNSLKANKGSRRRKSRKGRGIAAGQGASCGFGMRGQKSRSGRSTRPGSEGGQMPLYRRVPKLKHFPLVNPKSFTLLNVSALNSIKENSIVNLDSLAKDGIVTSSKHPLKILGDGELTTKNLTVQASAFTSSARSKIEFVGGSCETLTS; translated from the coding sequence ATGACCTTCAAACTCAACTCTCTCAAGGCCAATAAAGGCTCCCGTCGCCGCAAATCGCGCAAAGGACGTGGCATTGCTGCTGGTCAAGGCGCAAGCTGCGGTTTCGGCATGCGTGGTCAGAAATCTCGTTCAGGTCGATCGACTCGCCCAGGATCTGAAGGTGGTCAGATGCCCCTATATCGTCGCGTCCCAAAATTGAAGCATTTTCCCTTAGTTAACCCTAAATCTTTTACTCTTTTGAATGTTTCTGCTTTAAACAGTATTAAAGAGAACAGTATTGTAAATTTGGATTCTTTAGCTAAAGATGGCATTGTCACTAGCTCTAAACATCCCCTTAAGATTCTTGGAGATGGTGAACTTACTACGAAAAATTTGACGGTCCAAGCTTCAGCTTTTACATCTTCGGCACGCAGCAAAATTGAATTTGTTGGTGGTAGTTGCGAAACCCTTACTAGCTAA
- the rplR gene encoding 50S ribosomal protein L18, with amino-acid sequence MSKLTRKQQTRKRHRRLRRHIAGTSSRPRLAIFRSNNHIYAQLIDDVAQSTLCSASTIDKELRPDLKTNSGGCDASVAVGELVAKRAITKGIHQVVFDRGGNLYHGRIEALANAAREAGLQF; translated from the coding sequence ATGTCAAAACTCACTCGCAAGCAACAGACACGAAAACGCCATAGGCGCTTGCGTCGCCATATTGCCGGCACTTCCAGCCGTCCCCGACTGGCTATTTTTCGCTCCAACAACCATATATACGCCCAGCTTATCGACGACGTTGCTCAAAGTACGCTCTGTTCTGCTTCAACCATTGATAAGGAGCTTCGTCCTGATCTCAAAACCAACAGTGGTGGATGTGATGCTTCGGTCGCCGTTGGTGAGCTTGTTGCTAAGCGCGCGATAACTAAGGGCATCCATCAGGTGGTTTTTGATCGTGGAGGCAACCTCTACCACGGCCGGATCGAAGCTCTTGCTAACGCTGCTCGAGAAGCAGGCCTTCAGTTTTAA
- the rplE gene encoding 50S ribosomal protein L5 — MSLKKRYRETIQPKLLKDLSLANIHEVPKLVKVTVNRGLGEAATNAKSLEASVRELAQVTGQRVVVTRAKKAIAGFKIRQGMPIGCSVTLRGDRMYAFLERLINLALPRIRDFRGVSPRSFDGRGNYTLGVREQIIFPEISFDQIDAIRGMDITIVTTARSDEEGKALLSAIGMPFRSN; from the coding sequence ATGTCACTTAAGAAGCGTTACCGGGAGACTATCCAGCCCAAGCTATTGAAGGATCTCTCTCTCGCCAACATCCACGAAGTCCCGAAGTTGGTGAAAGTCACCGTCAACCGAGGACTCGGCGAGGCTGCTACTAATGCCAAATCCCTCGAGGCCTCGGTAAGAGAACTTGCACAGGTCACCGGCCAGAGGGTTGTTGTGACCCGTGCCAAGAAGGCAATTGCAGGTTTCAAAATACGCCAGGGCATGCCGATTGGCTGCTCTGTAACCCTGCGAGGTGATCGAATGTACGCTTTCTTAGAGCGCCTTATTAACCTTGCACTACCGCGAATTCGCGACTTTCGCGGAGTAAGTCCGAGAAGCTTCGACGGACGTGGCAACTACACCCTCGGGGTACGAGAACAAATCATTTTCCCTGAAATTTCCTTCGACCAAATCGATGCCATCAGAGGCATGGATATCACCATTGTCACTACTGCCCGTTCTGACGAAGAAGGTAAGGCCCTCCTTAGCGCAATAGGAATGCCATTCCGGAGCAATTGA